From one Oceanimonas doudoroffii genomic stretch:
- a CDS encoding ribonuclease Z has protein sequence MELVFLGTSSGVPTRGRSLSAVALRRHKAKTWLLVDCGEGTQHRLLRAPLSLHWLQAVCITHLHGDHCYGLPGLLASAGLNGRTAPLTIIGPAGLQAWVEHTAAVSQLQLNYALRFVSVEELAAGAAPLALEQFEVSATALSHRLPSFGYAFTETGLPSRLDTARLRADGVPAGPLWGRLHRGEVITLDDGRIIKGRDYQLAPPTPRKVVIGGDNDTPALLNEAVKGASVLVHEATYTREVAARVGPEPQHSSAAAVAAFAAKAGVPNLVLTHFSPRYRHGGPGLTVADLELEARAHYAGRLFMAEDLALYRLNGAGVLSRI, from the coding sequence ATGGAGCTGGTTTTTCTGGGTACTTCATCGGGCGTACCGACTCGGGGGCGCAGCCTGTCGGCGGTGGCGCTGCGCCGGCACAAGGCCAAAACCTGGTTGCTGGTGGACTGTGGTGAGGGCACCCAGCACCGGTTGCTGCGGGCGCCCCTGTCGCTGCACTGGCTGCAGGCGGTGTGCATTACCCATCTGCACGGGGATCACTGTTACGGCCTGCCCGGGCTGCTGGCCAGTGCCGGACTGAACGGGCGCACGGCGCCGCTAACCATTATTGGCCCGGCGGGCCTGCAGGCCTGGGTGGAGCATACCGCCGCCGTCAGCCAGCTGCAGCTGAACTATGCCTTGCGGTTTGTGTCGGTGGAGGAGCTGGCCGCCGGGGCGGCACCGCTGGCGCTGGAGCAGTTTGAGGTCTCCGCCACCGCGCTGTCGCACCGGCTGCCCAGCTTTGGCTATGCCTTCACCGAAACCGGCCTGCCCAGCCGGCTCGACACCGCCAGGTTAAGGGCCGACGGTGTGCCCGCCGGGCCGCTGTGGGGGCGGCTGCACCGGGGCGAAGTGATCACGCTGGACGATGGCCGTATTATCAAGGGGCGGGACTATCAGCTGGCGCCGCCCACCCCGCGCAAGGTGGTGATTGGCGGTGATAACGACACCCCGGCCCTGCTCAATGAGGCGGTGAAGGGCGCCAGCGTGCTGGTGCACGAGGCCACTTATACCCGTGAGGTGGCGGCCAGGGTGGGCCCCGAGCCGCAACACAGCAGTGCCGCCGCGGTGGCCGCCTTTGCTGCAAAGGCGGGGGTCCCCAATCTGGTGCTCACCCATTTCAGCCCCCGTTACCGGCACGGCGGCCCCGGCCTGACGGTGGCGGATCTGGAGCTGGAAGCCCGGGCCCACTATGCCGGGCGGCTGTTTATGGCCGAGGATCTGGCCCTGTATCGGCTGAACGGGGCTGGGGTGTTGAGCCGAATCTAG
- a CDS encoding type 1 glutamine amidotransferase domain-containing protein, whose product MNILMVLTSHDRLGDTGEPTGFWLEELAAPYYRLKDAGAHITLASPRGGRPPLDPKSRDPDMMTDDTRRFEADAEAMAALDNTLPLTRIHDRDFDAVFYPGGHGPLWDLAENATSVGLIEHMLRRGRPVAAVCHGPAVLCHARTPDGQPVVRGKRVTGFSNREEAAVGLTEVVPFSIEDMLTGQGAHYSKGEDWSSHVVADGGLITGQNPASSAATADALLAVLKA is encoded by the coding sequence ATGAACATTCTGATGGTGCTGACTTCCCACGATCGGCTCGGCGACACCGGCGAGCCCACCGGCTTCTGGCTGGAGGAGCTGGCCGCCCCCTATTACCGGCTGAAAGACGCCGGCGCGCACATTACCCTGGCGTCACCCAGGGGCGGCCGGCCGCCCCTCGATCCCAAAAGCCGGGATCCCGACATGATGACCGACGACACTCGGCGGTTTGAGGCCGACGCCGAAGCCATGGCCGCCCTCGACAACACCCTGCCGCTCACTCGAATTCACGATCGGGACTTTGATGCGGTGTTTTACCCCGGCGGCCACGGCCCGTTGTGGGATCTGGCTGAAAACGCCACCTCGGTGGGGTTGATTGAACACATGCTGCGCCGGGGCCGCCCGGTGGCAGCGGTGTGCCATGGCCCTGCCGTGCTGTGCCACGCCAGAACGCCCGACGGTCAGCCGGTGGTTCGGGGCAAGCGAGTGACCGGTTTCAGCAACCGCGAAGAGGCCGCCGTGGGGCTCACCGAGGTGGTGCCCTTTTCCATTGAAGACATGCTCACCGGCCAGGGGGCGCATTACAGCAAGGGCGAAGACTGGAGCAGCCATGTGGTCGCCGACGGCGGGTTGATTACCGGACAGAATCCGGCCTCCAGCGCCGCCACCGCCGACGCCCTGCTGGCGGTGCTGAAGGCTTGA
- a CDS encoding copper resistance protein B has product MSKHTVMMRHVLGALALTAWPAMAQMDHGDMQMQGGKPPADARDPHAYSGGVSLDEGPYALPGPRQLKLADEHLFYGVLAERLERVDNGDDQALAYEVSAWAGRDYDRTVVKAEGDIEHGRLAEASTELLWSHALTAFWNSELGVRYDTGHGPDQGWLAAGVSGLAPYWVELDATAYLGDDGQTALALEAEYELLLTQRLVLQPAIELTAFGQDDAERGQGRGLSELVAGARLRYEFSRQFAPYVGWEWSAALGKTADLARDEGESTQDTRWVAGVRFWF; this is encoded by the coding sequence ATGAGCAAGCACACAGTAATGATGAGGCATGTATTGGGCGCTTTGGCGCTGACCGCCTGGCCGGCCATGGCTCAAATGGATCATGGCGATATGCAAATGCAGGGCGGCAAGCCGCCGGCTGACGCCCGGGATCCCCATGCCTACTCCGGTGGCGTATCCCTGGATGAAGGGCCGTACGCCCTGCCCGGACCCCGCCAGCTGAAACTGGCCGACGAGCACCTGTTTTACGGTGTGCTGGCCGAGCGGCTGGAGCGGGTGGACAACGGCGATGACCAGGCCCTGGCCTATGAGGTGAGCGCCTGGGCCGGGCGGGATTACGACCGCACCGTGGTGAAGGCGGAAGGCGACATCGAACACGGCCGGCTGGCAGAAGCCAGCACCGAGCTGCTGTGGAGCCACGCCCTGACGGCGTTCTGGAACAGCGAACTGGGCGTTCGTTACGACACCGGCCATGGTCCGGATCAGGGCTGGCTGGCCGCCGGCGTCTCCGGACTCGCGCCCTACTGGGTGGAGCTGGACGCCACTGCCTACCTGGGTGACGACGGTCAAACGGCGCTGGCGCTGGAGGCGGAATACGAGCTGTTGCTGACCCAGCGGCTGGTGTTGCAGCCGGCCATCGAGCTCACCGCCTTTGGTCAGGATGACGCCGAGCGTGGCCAGGGGCGGGGGCTGTCGGAGCTGGTAGCGGGCGCGCGCCTGCGTTACGAGTTCAGCCGCCAGTTCGCGCCCTATGTGGGCTGGGAATGGTCCGCCGCCCTGGGCAAGACCGCGGATCTGGCGCGGGATGAAGGTGAATCAACCCAGGACACCCGCTGGGTGGCCGGGGTCCGGTTCTGGTTTTAA
- a CDS encoding heavy metal response regulator transcription factor: MKLLIIEDEHSTGDYLQKGLREAGFVVDLVRNGLDGLHQAVSEPYDLVVADVMLPDLDGWRIVAALREQDRQMPVLFLTARDSVEDRVRGLELGADDYLVKPFAFAELLARVRSLLRRGAPRQDEHRLQVADLVLDLPRRQASRGEVAIHLTNKEFALLELLVRRQGEVLPRSLIASLVWDMNFDSDTNVIDVSIRRLRGKIDDGFEPRLIHTVRGMGYTLDTHR; the protein is encoded by the coding sequence ATGAAACTGCTGATCATCGAAGATGAACACAGCACCGGCGACTATCTGCAAAAGGGCCTGCGCGAGGCGGGCTTTGTGGTGGATCTGGTACGCAACGGCCTCGATGGCCTGCACCAGGCGGTGAGCGAGCCTTACGACCTGGTGGTGGCAGATGTCATGCTGCCGGATCTGGACGGCTGGCGCATTGTGGCCGCCCTGCGGGAGCAGGACCGGCAAATGCCGGTCCTGTTTCTGACCGCCCGCGACAGCGTGGAAGACAGGGTGCGTGGCCTGGAGCTGGGCGCCGACGACTATCTGGTGAAACCCTTTGCCTTTGCCGAGCTGCTGGCCCGGGTGCGTAGCCTGCTGCGCCGGGGCGCGCCCCGTCAGGACGAGCACCGGCTGCAGGTAGCCGACCTGGTGCTGGATTTGCCCCGCCGCCAGGCCAGCCGTGGCGAGGTCGCCATTCATCTCACCAACAAGGAGTTTGCCCTGCTGGAGCTGCTGGTGCGTCGCCAGGGTGAAGTGTTGCCCCGCTCGCTGATTGCCTCGCTGGTGTGGGACATGAACTTCGACAGCGACACCAATGTGATCGACGTGTCCATTCGCCGGCTGCGCGGCAAGATAGACGACGGCTTTGAACCTCGGCTGATCCACACCGTAAGGGGCATGGGCTATACCCTCGATACCCACAGGTGA
- a CDS encoding heavy metal sensor histidine kinase — protein MGRLLSLTTRLSLIFTLTMLAIWGLVSLVLMQALDQHFARQDEAALQGKAVLVNNLLASQLNSGRPDWPRLQTRLHQALAGYGDHALQISTPEGRVLADTRAPEARHHPLPPLQALPVFESWVENGTRYRALTSSFTPPSATAGLPDTLMIRVVLDTRYHQHFLDDIKAGLLWLTAGMALVSVLLGWFASRTGLRPLRALAGLATRITASKLDHRLPLHGAPAELHAPIAAFNNMLDRLEDSFQRLTDFSSDIAHELRTPINSLMLQTQVALSQPRHAADYREALYANLDSAERLGRMINEMLFLAKSDRGQLALHPSTLDLAEEMDELIEFFEPVASEQEVRLHRQGQAALQGDRAMLQRAFSNLLSNAIRYTPARQAVTIIIGENENGVTVAVANPGPPIPPAQWPRLFDRFYRADSARQPTTEGTGLGLAIARAIIVGHGGTLTVHSDKRETCFTARFPAPASTT, from the coding sequence ATGGGCCGTTTGCTTTCTCTTACCACGCGCCTCAGCCTGATTTTTACCCTGACCATGCTGGCCATCTGGGGCCTGGTCAGCCTGGTGCTGATGCAGGCGCTGGATCAGCACTTTGCCCGCCAGGACGAGGCCGCCCTGCAGGGCAAGGCCGTGCTGGTCAACAACCTGCTCGCCAGCCAGCTGAACAGCGGCCGGCCCGACTGGCCGCGGCTGCAGACCCGCCTGCACCAGGCCCTGGCCGGTTATGGCGACCATGCCCTGCAGATCAGCACGCCCGAGGGCAGAGTGCTGGCAGACACGCGCGCGCCCGAAGCCCGGCACCACCCACTGCCCCCGTTGCAGGCCCTGCCGGTATTTGAAAGCTGGGTTGAAAACGGCACTCGCTACCGTGCCCTCACCTCGTCCTTCACGCCGCCCTCTGCCACAGCGGGGCTGCCCGACACACTGATGATCCGCGTGGTGCTCGACACCCGCTACCACCAGCATTTTCTCGATGACATTAAGGCCGGCCTGCTCTGGTTGACCGCAGGCATGGCACTGGTGTCGGTATTACTGGGCTGGTTTGCCTCCCGCACCGGGCTCAGGCCATTGCGGGCCCTGGCCGGGCTCGCCACCCGTATTACCGCCAGCAAGCTGGATCACCGGCTGCCCCTGCACGGCGCGCCGGCGGAACTGCATGCTCCCATTGCCGCCTTCAACAATATGCTGGACCGGCTGGAAGACTCCTTTCAGCGGCTGACCGATTTTTCTTCCGACATCGCCCACGAGCTGCGCACGCCGATAAACAGCCTGATGCTGCAAACTCAGGTGGCCCTGAGCCAGCCACGTCATGCCGCGGACTACCGCGAAGCCCTCTACGCCAACCTGGATAGCGCCGAGCGGCTTGGCAGAATGATCAATGAAATGCTGTTTCTGGCCAAATCAGATCGGGGGCAGCTGGCGCTGCACCCCAGTACACTGGATCTGGCCGAGGAGATGGATGAACTGATTGAATTTTTCGAGCCCGTGGCAAGCGAGCAAGAGGTACGGCTGCATCGCCAGGGACAGGCCGCTCTGCAAGGTGACCGGGCCATGTTACAGCGGGCCTTCAGCAATTTGCTGAGCAATGCCATTCGCTACACGCCGGCACGGCAAGCGGTGACCATCATCATTGGTGAAAACGAGAACGGCGTCACCGTGGCCGTGGCCAATCCGGGGCCGCCTATTCCGCCGGCACAGTGGCCGCGGCTGTTTGATCGCTTCTATCGGGCAGACAGCGCCCGTCAGCCAACCACCGAAGGCACCGGCCTGGGTCTGGCCATTGCCAGAGCCATTATCGTCGGTCACGGCGGCACCCTGACGGTGCATTCCGATAAGCGGGAGACCTGCTTTACCGCCCGGTTTCCCGCCCCTGCGTCAACGACATGA
- a CDS encoding copper resistance system multicopper oxidase, producing MTQPKKNLNLPRRRFVQGLAAGGAVLGLAPMLATARQPAPGTVTGHVPVLSGTEFDLVIDETPVNFTGRPRMATTINGSIPGPTLRMREGDTVTIRVTNRLKEPTSIHWHGIILPFQMDGVPGISFAGIAPGETFTYRYTLEQSGTYWYHSHSGMQELTGMYGALIIEPAAADTIRADREHVVVLSDWTDEAPMRVFGKLKNQGDFYNFNQPTVADFFRDMSKDGLGAALEKRQMWNQMRMSPSDLADLSAETLTYLMNGTTPAGNWTGLFRPGERVRLRFINGAGNTFYDVRIPGLTLTVVQADGLNVAPVEVDEFRFGPGETYDVLVEPTAEAYTLFAQAMDRTGYARGTLATREGLSAAVPPVDEPQQLTMADMMGAMDHGAMGHGSMAGMDHGAMGHGSMAAMDHAAMGHGSMTGMDHGAMGHGSMAGMDHAAMGHGAMAGGLTAASTAVRHARTEYGPSVDMRVDTPRTNLDDPGVGLRNNGRRVLTLADLRTPGGPMDPRPPEREIELHLTGNMERYTWSFDGVEFGSSTPVHLSYGERVRIILHNDTMMTHPMHLHGMWSELESPDGEFLCRRHTIPVQPAQRISFLVTADALGRWAWHCHLMFHMDAGMFRMVVVS from the coding sequence ATGACACAACCAAAAAAGAACCTCAACCTGCCCCGGCGGCGCTTTGTGCAGGGCCTGGCCGCCGGCGGTGCCGTGCTGGGGCTGGCTCCCATGCTGGCCACGGCCAGGCAGCCGGCCCCCGGCACCGTGACCGGCCATGTGCCGGTGCTCTCCGGCACCGAGTTCGATCTGGTGATCGACGAAACCCCGGTCAATTTCACCGGCCGGCCGCGCATGGCCACCACCATTAACGGCTCCATTCCCGGGCCCACCCTGCGCATGCGCGAGGGCGACACCGTCACCATTCGCGTGACCAACCGGCTCAAGGAGCCCACCTCCATTCACTGGCATGGCATTATTCTGCCGTTTCAGATGGACGGCGTGCCCGGCATCAGTTTTGCCGGCATCGCCCCCGGCGAGACCTTCACCTACCGATACACCCTGGAGCAGAGCGGCACTTACTGGTATCACTCCCATTCGGGCATGCAGGAGCTGACCGGCATGTATGGGGCACTGATCATCGAGCCGGCAGCAGCCGACACCATCAGGGCCGATCGTGAGCATGTGGTGGTGTTGTCGGACTGGACCGATGAAGCCCCCATGCGGGTGTTTGGCAAGCTGAAAAATCAGGGCGACTTCTACAACTTCAATCAGCCGACGGTGGCGGATTTTTTTCGGGACATGAGCAAGGATGGCCTGGGCGCGGCGCTGGAAAAGCGGCAAATGTGGAACCAAATGCGCATGAGCCCCAGCGATCTGGCGGATTTGTCCGCCGAAACCCTGACCTACCTGATGAACGGTACCACTCCCGCCGGTAACTGGACCGGGCTGTTCAGACCGGGCGAGCGGGTGCGGTTGCGCTTTATCAACGGTGCCGGCAACACCTTTTACGATGTGCGCATACCGGGACTGACACTGACCGTGGTGCAGGCCGATGGCCTCAACGTGGCGCCGGTGGAGGTGGATGAATTCCGTTTTGGCCCTGGTGAGACCTACGATGTGCTGGTGGAGCCCACCGCCGAGGCCTATACCCTGTTCGCCCAGGCCATGGACAGAACCGGTTATGCCCGGGGCACCCTGGCCACCCGTGAGGGGCTGAGCGCCGCCGTGCCGCCGGTGGATGAACCCCAGCAACTGACCATGGCCGACATGATGGGCGCCATGGATCACGGTGCCATGGGCCACGGCAGTATGGCGGGCATGGATCACGGTGCCATGGGCCACGGCAGTATGGCGGCTATGGATCATGCGGCCATGGGTCACGGCAGTATGACGGGCATGGATCACGGTGCCATGGGTCACGGCAGTATGGCGGGCATGGATCATGCGGCCATGGGCCACGGCGCCATGGCGGGGGGACTGACGGCGGCCAGCACAGCGGTGCGCCATGCGCGCACCGAATATGGCCCCAGTGTCGACATGCGGGTCGATACCCCTCGTACCAACCTGGACGATCCCGGTGTGGGTCTGCGTAATAACGGCAGGCGCGTGCTCACCCTGGCAGATCTGCGCACCCCCGGCGGCCCCATGGATCCCCGGCCGCCAGAGCGGGAGATTGAATTGCATCTCACCGGCAACATGGAGCGCTACACCTGGTCGTTCGACGGCGTTGAATTCGGCAGCTCCACCCCGGTGCACCTCAGCTACGGCGAACGGGTACGCATTATTCTTCACAACGACACCATGATGACCCATCCCATGCACCTGCATGGCATGTGGAGCGAGCTGGAAAGCCCGGACGGTGAATTTCTGTGCCGCCGGCACACCATACCGGTGCAGCCGGCCCAGCGCATCAGCTTTCTGGTGACCGCCGACGCCCTCGGTCGCTGGGCCTGGCATTGTCATCTTATGTTCCATATGGATGCGGGCATGTTCCGCATGGTGGTGGTGTCATGA
- a CDS encoding aminoacyl-tRNA deacylase translates to MSLRLKQFLEQRRVPYNMVHHPYAEGAAQSAIASHIPLAQMAKAVMLESEDGRAMMAVLPAADKLDMERLSYLIHAPMALAPEHHLSHWFNDCDPGAIPAMGEAYAVDTMVDDELLGMADIYLESGDHRDLVHISGDDFRRLANDWKHGQFSRKPDPWSRVERM, encoded by the coding sequence ATGTCACTCAGACTTAAACAGTTTCTTGAACAACGCCGTGTTCCCTACAACATGGTGCACCACCCCTACGCCGAGGGCGCAGCCCAGAGCGCCATTGCCAGCCATATTCCCCTGGCTCAGATGGCCAAGGCGGTCATGCTGGAAAGCGAAGACGGCCGTGCCATGATGGCGGTGCTGCCCGCCGCCGATAAACTTGACATGGAGCGGCTCAGTTATCTGATACACGCGCCCATGGCGCTGGCACCGGAACATCACCTCAGTCACTGGTTCAACGACTGCGATCCGGGCGCCATTCCGGCCATGGGGGAAGCCTATGCCGTGGATACCATGGTGGACGACGAGCTGCTGGGCATGGCCGATATATATCTGGAAAGCGGGGATCACCGCGATCTGGTGCATATCAGCGGCGACGACTTTCGCCGACTGGCCAATGACTGGAAACACGGACAGTTCAGTCGCAAACCGGATCCCTGGAGCCGGGTGGAACGTATGTAA
- a CDS encoding cupredoxin domain-containing protein: protein MKAKYSIMMLALLPGLAVAAGTHGGGHGSGHEHGAANMEQHMGGHDMAQPMSGMGRPGQAAEVSRTIAVDMNDDMRFTPARIEVKAGETVRFFVSNRGRLEHELVLGNLVMLQQHAEMMREMPHMDHAEPNMISLKPGQKGGLVWHFDQAGTVDFACLIPGHMEAGMKGQVSVAQ, encoded by the coding sequence ATGAAAGCAAAGTATTCCATCATGATGCTGGCACTGCTGCCTGGTCTGGCAGTGGCGGCGGGCACACACGGCGGCGGCCATGGCAGTGGTCACGAACATGGCGCGGCCAACATGGAGCAGCATATGGGCGGCCACGATATGGCGCAGCCCATGAGTGGTATGGGCCGGCCAGGGCAGGCGGCGGAGGTCAGCCGCACCATCGCCGTGGACATGAACGACGACATGCGTTTCACGCCGGCGCGTATTGAGGTGAAGGCCGGCGAAACGGTGCGCTTTTTTGTGAGCAACCGGGGCCGGCTTGAGCACGAGCTGGTGTTGGGCAACCTGGTCATGCTGCAGCAGCATGCCGAGATGATGCGGGAGATGCCGCATATGGATCATGCCGAGCCGAATATGATCAGCCTGAAACCCGGCCAGAAAGGGGGCCTGGTCTGGCACTTTGACCAGGCCGGCACCGTGGACTTCGCCTGCCTGATCCCCGGGCATATGGAGGCCGGCATGAAGGGACAGGTAAGCGTGGCGCAATAA
- a CDS encoding c-type cytochrome, with the protein MKKTLGANRWVIWLAGAMVVVGLSMIAGYLMMGGRFMGAGMPHDRELSRQGRVAYGEYCASCHGADLRGTPQGPPFLHKVYEPSHHGDEAFYRAAAKGVHAHHWRFGDMPPVAGVSRDEVSAIIAYVREQQRRHGIH; encoded by the coding sequence GTGAAAAAAACATTGGGTGCAAACCGTTGGGTGATCTGGCTTGCCGGCGCCATGGTAGTGGTGGGGCTTTCCATGATCGCCGGCTATTTGATGATGGGCGGCCGCTTTATGGGGGCCGGCATGCCTCACGACCGGGAGCTGTCCCGCCAGGGGCGGGTGGCTTACGGTGAATATTGTGCCAGCTGTCACGGTGCCGACCTCAGGGGCACGCCCCAGGGGCCGCCCTTTTTGCACAAGGTATACGAGCCGTCACACCATGGCGACGAGGCCTTTTACCGGGCCGCAGCAAAGGGTGTGCATGCGCATCACTGGCGCTTTGGCGATATGCCGCCGGTGGCCGGGGTAAGCCGCGACGAAGTCAGCGCCATTATTGCGTATGTGCGGGAGCAACAGCGCCGTCACGGCATACATTAA
- a CDS encoding carboxymuconolactone decarboxylase family protein, whose protein sequence is MSRRYHMQWLALLDPEKAGDKARPPLEQARQKLGFVPNMYRAMANGPALLNTYLHGYQQFREHGSLNPVEQEVVLLVISRENGCDYCLAAHSTLADTASGVPEAVTNAIRARQPVPDARLAALAAFTEVMFSSRGNPTPDQARAFLDAGFDEAAMLDVILALAVKTLSNYCNHLFDTPVDDAFAGRKV, encoded by the coding sequence ATGTCTCGGCGTTATCACATGCAATGGCTGGCCTTGCTTGATCCGGAAAAGGCCGGTGACAAAGCCCGACCGCCCCTGGAGCAGGCCCGGCAGAAACTCGGCTTTGTGCCCAACATGTACCGCGCCATGGCCAATGGCCCGGCGCTGCTCAACACCTACCTGCACGGTTACCAGCAGTTTCGCGAACACGGCAGCCTGAACCCGGTGGAGCAGGAAGTGGTACTGCTGGTGATCAGCCGGGAGAACGGCTGCGACTATTGCCTCGCGGCCCACAGCACCCTGGCCGATACCGCCTCCGGTGTGCCCGAGGCGGTGACCAACGCCATTCGCGCCCGCCAGCCGGTGCCCGATGCCAGGCTGGCGGCACTGGCAGCCTTTACCGAGGTCATGTTCAGCAGCCGGGGCAACCCCACGCCGGACCAGGCAAGGGCCTTTCTTGACGCCGGCTTTGATGAAGCCGCCATGCTTGACGTGATCCTGGCGCTGGCGGTGAAAACCCTCAGCAATTACTGCAACCACCTGTTTGACACCCCGGTGGACGACGCCTTTGCCGGCCGCAAGGTGTGA
- a CDS encoding methyl-accepting chemotaxis protein, producing MRNLSLNWKILLPLLATFILVFALCYGVSTQLQRGLALSLAEEKIETTANLYMDELNVLMVNGAIHRRGLVQSKIQQEKGIESARVIRAPAVTEVFGPGAPDQGVEDELDRRAIEQGETVLELNLKGDSPSLTMVKPFRAHEAYRGTACLQCHQVPEGTVMGAVRISYDLRDTFAQIKHNNLQLAAMLLAVFLLALGGLWLVQHLYLKRPILGIRRRLQQVAKERDLSGRLPELGKDELGGLVDSINVLLGSFQHSLAEVRRVTGNIYAAAGEIQHTAQQTDASVKAQDGETALIATAINEMEASAREVRENARLTAETSEQTHAFALTASDQARVAVMGIQALSGEIGRIDRVIRELDGRCDQVDKVLDMIKGIAEQTNLLALNAAIEAARAGESGRGFAVVADEVRTLALRTQHSAEEITGMIRLLQNEAKEAVHAIEKAEGQAGDSVARTQDAMGSLQSIIDQVARINELNAQVSTSADEQSAVCSEVSRNITRVRDSSGDTLAQAEAAASASLQLVEECRVLEQMIARYRLQHDMHAGTESLPVRPVAVH from the coding sequence ATGCGTAACCTCTCACTGAACTGGAAAATTCTACTGCCGTTGCTGGCGACCTTCATCTTGGTGTTTGCGTTGTGCTATGGCGTGTCGACCCAGTTGCAGCGTGGCCTGGCCCTGAGCCTGGCCGAGGAAAAAATAGAGACCACCGCCAACCTCTATATGGATGAGCTGAATGTGCTGATGGTAAACGGGGCCATTCACCGGCGTGGCCTGGTACAGTCCAAAATTCAGCAGGAAAAGGGCATTGAAAGTGCCCGAGTGATCCGCGCACCCGCGGTGACCGAGGTGTTTGGCCCGGGGGCACCGGATCAGGGCGTGGAAGACGAGCTTGACCGGCGTGCCATTGAACAGGGTGAAACCGTGCTGGAGCTGAACCTGAAGGGGGACAGTCCCAGTTTGACCATGGTCAAGCCGTTTCGGGCCCATGAAGCATATCGCGGTACCGCCTGCCTGCAGTGTCACCAGGTGCCGGAAGGCACCGTGATGGGGGCGGTACGCATCAGTTACGATCTGCGCGATACCTTTGCGCAAATCAAACACAACAACCTGCAACTGGCGGCCATGCTGCTGGCGGTGTTCCTGTTGGCGCTGGGAGGACTGTGGCTGGTGCAGCATCTTTACCTAAAGCGACCCATTCTCGGTATTCGTCGGCGCCTGCAGCAGGTGGCCAAGGAGCGGGATCTCTCCGGGCGCCTGCCCGAGCTCGGCAAGGATGAGCTGGGTGGCCTGGTAGACTCCATTAATGTCCTGCTTGGCAGTTTTCAGCACAGCCTGGCCGAGGTGCGCCGGGTGACCGGTAACATTTATGCCGCCGCCGGAGAAATTCAGCATACCGCCCAGCAGACCGACGCCTCGGTCAAGGCTCAGGACGGTGAAACCGCCCTGATCGCCACCGCCATCAATGAAATGGAGGCCTCGGCGCGGGAAGTGCGGGAGAACGCCAGACTGACCGCAGAGACCTCGGAGCAAACCCATGCCTTTGCCCTGACCGCCAGCGATCAGGCCCGGGTGGCGGTGATGGGCATTCAGGCCCTGAGCGGCGAAATTGGCCGTATCGACAGAGTGATTCGCGAACTGGACGGCCGTTGTGATCAGGTGGACAAGGTGCTCGACATGATCAAGGGCATTGCCGAACAGACCAACCTGCTGGCGCTGAATGCAGCCATAGAGGCGGCGCGTGCCGGCGAGTCGGGGCGGGGCTTTGCGGTGGTGGCCGACGAGGTGCGCACCCTGGCACTGCGCACTCAGCACTCAGCAGAAGAGATCACCGGCATGATTCGGCTGTTGCAGAACGAAGCCAAGGAGGCGGTGCACGCCATTGAAAAGGCAGAAGGTCAGGCCGGTGACAGCGTGGCCCGCACTCAGGATGCCATGGGCTCCCTGCAATCCATTATCGATCAGGTGGCGCGCATCAATGAGCTGAATGCCCAGGTGTCTACCTCGGCGGATGAACAAAGTGCGGTGTGCTCCGAGGTCAGCCGTAACATCACGCGCGTGCGGGACAGCTCCGGCGACACCCTGGCGCAGGCCGAAGCCGCCGCCAGTGCCAGCCTGCAACTGGTGGAGGAATGCCGGGTTCTGGAGCAAATGATTGCCCGGTACCGGCTGCAGCATGATATGCATGCCGGTACCGAGTCCTTGCCGGTACGGCCGGTGGCGGTGCATTAA